The DNA region TCAAACCGAGTTTTCAGGCTCGCGCTTCGACCTTCATTGGCCTTTTAGATGCTTACAAAACACCGGCGACGGACGGAGCGCAGTTTAAGCTGCGAGTTTCCGCCACCAATCCAGCCCTTCCACCCAGCATTAACAAGATGCGTTAGTCGAAATCCGATCCCCTCGAGCGCCCCTGCTATATTGGTCCTGAGGTAAGGGGTTGCCTAAGATTTGCTCACACTCCACAGCAAATATAAGGGAGCTGAAGTCCTTATTGACTTCACTCTTAATCTGACAAAAAACCAAGTGGTCATTGGAGGGAAAATGTCTGGAGTAAATAAAGTTATTCTTGTAGGTCGTTTAGGTGCTGATCCAGAAGTGAAAGCAATCGGTAGCGGGAGCACTGTAGCTCGCCTGAATATCGCGACAAGCGAATCTTGGGTGAAAGACGGTCAAAGACAAGAGCGTACAGAGTGGCACCGTGTAACAGTATGGGGCAAACTTGCAGAAATCTGCGGCAAGCATCTTTCTAAAGGTCGCCAAGTCTACGTTGAAGGAAAACTGCAAACGCGTCAGTGGGAAGACCAACAAGGTCAAAAACGCTACACGACTGAAATCGTTGCTAGCACAGTTCAATTCTTGGGCTCTGCCGGTGCTGAAGCGGGATCTAGCCGTTCTTCTTCATCTTCAGGCGGTGATGATTATAATTTCCAAGATTTCGGACCAGAACCAAGTTTTGATTCGAATGACGAAATTCCATTCTAGGGAAAATTACTGACGATTCATTAGTCACCAGTCAAAAGCCCCGATCTTGCATCGGGGCTTTTTATTTGGT from Bdellovibrio sp. ArHS includes:
- a CDS encoding single-stranded DNA-binding protein — encoded protein: MSGVNKVILVGRLGADPEVKAIGSGSTVARLNIATSESWVKDGQRQERTEWHRVTVWGKLAEICGKHLSKGRQVYVEGKLQTRQWEDQQGQKRYTTEIVASTVQFLGSAGAEAGSSRSSSSSGGDDYNFQDFGPEPSFDSNDEIPF